GCTATCACATATCACGCAACGGTACGTGAATATCTCGATTCATACCGCTCTTATCGTTCAGTCATTCCGGCGAAGGTAATATGCCAATGTGCGAACAGGCCTGAGTTTTGCAGTGCTATCTTTTCATTCCGACCGTGAAAACTATCACCTCATAAAAAAATGAAGTGCCGCTTTCCTGTCTTGACGAGCGTTCAACAAAAAATCTATGATGTAGCCTTCTTTGTCGAATGCCCGATGGAGATATTTTCATTCGCTTTCACCTTAATATACTCGCGGGATTCTGAATCGGCTCAAGCCACAAAAGTCCGCGCAAATGTGCTACCCAGATGCTTATTGCAATTGCTAAAGAGAGGCCTGTTTTGCTCGCTGAACACGGTATCATAAGTCGCCTTATTGTCCGGGAGTCGATCGCCTTGGTGATGTGACTTCTTTCATGAAGCAAAAAAGCAAATATTGGAGCGCAAATACTTTGCGGGTTGAAGCGGTCAGATACTCATAAATAAACCAAACTGAAAATGCAGATGTTTTCAAGTCTTATGGTTTATTTTAGTGTGTCTATATAGGTATCGCCAATTATATCAATATTTTCGAACTTATGCTTTTCGAGGACACTTTTTTTTAAGATGTCTATCTCTCGTTAAATGTTAAACAAATCAATAAATTGGTCTGATAACATTTAACGAGTTGACACACCGAAAATCTAAATTAACAATGGGAAGCTATTCCTTTAAACCGAAAACGCTGTAGAAAAAAAACATTAACGAAGGAAAAAAGGCAATTATAAACCCCAAAATTACTGCGAATATATATCTGTATTTATACACGAATAATAATATTGGACGAATTGCTTCTGTTAAGTGACTATACTGTTTTTTAATGATATTTTCCAATTTCTGCCCCTCTTTTTATAAAACTATATCGAATTATGACCGTTAGCTACCATTATTTACAAGCTTTTTAGGTCACTTAATACGGTTAAAATTCATGACATATTTTACCTATTCGGTTTATGCTTGGTTTACTTGATTAAAAATCAAAATTCAGACCAAATACCTTTGGCTCCAACTAGTATAAACGTTATGAATTGACCCAATAAAAAAGCAGTCCAATCTCTAACAAGAGTTTTTTTATATCATTCATTATGTACCACCTCAGATGCAGACATCCTGTTTCACTGTAAATTACTTTAATTAGAGCACAAGCCTATTCATTCAATAAGATTATTTATACTGCTTACCATAGGTTTATCATATAGCTATTAGAGTGACACATATTTATTTTGCTTTAGGAAGATAAACTAATAATCGCAACCCTTTTATTGATGCGCCTAAATTCATTTTAAATTAAATCAGACGTGTTTGTAAAAGACTAATTTCCCATGAAAAAATAGGGTTTATTTATGGATTAAAACTGCAAGTAAGTTCTTAATTTCAGTGTTTTTCTGATTCTGCAGATAATAAATCGCATATATCTGGCGGTTAATTTCAGAATTGCTAAAATAACGGCAGGCACGTGATCGACGTTTGCAGGGCAGGCTTATACTCTGAGTAGACTGCTTATCAGAGTTTGGTTTATGGATATCACTTTTTTACCCAGCGTTTTTCTTCATCATGTCCGCCACCCCACAACATGGGGAAAGCATGTAAGAGACCAGGGAAAAGCGCTTCCATACTTTCTTGCGCGCCTTTGGAACTTCCGGGTAAATTAATAATTACTGTTTTGCCGCGGATACCGGCTAGTTCGCGTGATAACATTGCATAAGGTGTGCGTTCTTTACCATAGCGGCGTATAGTCTCAACTAAACCGGGCGCCTCTTTTTCGATGACGTTAGCCGTTGCTTCCGGAGTTATATCTTTAGGACCAAAACCCGTTCCACCGGTTGTTATAATCAGATCAATATTTTCATCTGCCAGTTGCCGCAAGCGATTTGATATTTGGTCTGAATCATCAGGTATAATTTCATAGACCGGAACCGAGAGCTCTTTATCTTCCAAAAATAATTTGATGATTTTTCCAGATGTATCTTCGCGATTTCCAGCATATGTTGAATCAGAAATAACAAGAACAGCCGATTTTAATGGTTCAGCAAAATATTCTTTAAAACTGCTTTTCCCGCCCTTTTTCTTAACCAGCCTTATACAAGAAAAAGAGATATTGTCATCTAAAGGTTTAAGCATATCATAGACATTTAATAGCGCGCCTGTAACTGCAGCCATAGCTTCCATTTCAACACCGGTTTTCCAGATTGCTTTTACTTCCGCTGAAATTTTTATTGTGTCTTTTTCGATATCAAAATTTATATCAACCCAATCTAAAGGTAGGGTATGACAAAAGATGATCCAGGATGCAGCATTTTTTGCAGCGGTTATACCTGCTGCCCGTGCAACCTGTAAAACATCTCCTTTAGGGACAGTTTTTTCAGCCACCCGTTTTATTGTTTCCAAATTAGCTGTCAAAATTCCTTCGGCTTTTGCATATCTTAATGTATTAAATTTTGGACTAACATCAATCATTTTGTAACCCTTGACTCTTAAATTATTTATTTTTTGCATTTTGTTGAACATACAAACGATCAGAAAATTATATTTTCAACTGACCTTACAATTTCTGAAAAAATGTTCTAAAAAGCTAATCCTGAACCCAGCGCACAGATTCATCTTCCATAATTTCTTTTTTCCAGATGGGAACTTTGTGTTTAATATCTTCAACAATCTGTTCCATCGCTTTAATACTTTCTTTACGATGCCCAGATGAGCAAAAAACAAAAAGTGATAACTCTCCAGTTTTTACCAGTCCAGTACTATGAAATATGTGCACGCAATTTAATGGCCATTTTTCAAAGGCTTCTTCACGAATTTTTGCAAAAACTTTGTTGGCCATATCCCTATAAGCTGAGTATTCAATTCCAGCTACATGTTTGCCTACTTTTTCATCCGCACGTACTTGACCGAGAAAAATAGAATGGGCACCTATGCCATGATTAGAGTTATGTGTTGCTATTTGCTCACCGATAAAAACCGGATCAATCGCACCCTGGACAAAATAATTTTTATCTTTCATTGTTCTCATTGTTCTATTTTTTCTTTTTTCAGCCAGGCTGCCAAACCGCCTTTAAGATTAAATACATTTTTAAGGTTATGATGATTCTGCAGCATTCTAACCGCCTTGGCGCTGCTGATTCCATGATCACAATAAAAAACAACCTTGTTGCCGTTTCTCGATATTTTATCAATGTTAGCCTGCAAATCATTTAGTGAAATGTGAACAGAATTCGGCAATTCCATTTGAAATTCACGTGCCGAACGAGTATCAACCAATTGTATTTTTTCTTTTTTTTGTAACTTTTTGTACAAATCAACAGCGCTGATTTCATTTATTTTTTGCTGATTTGAACTGCAAAAGTATTCATAATCAAATGATCCGAAATCCGAGGCATTTTGCAAAGCTAGCTGTACAGCCTGTTCGTTTCGTTGAATGGAAAACTGCATCGTTTGATTATTCAATGCATCAAATATTAAAATTTTTCCAGATAAAATTTCGCCTACTCCGCAGATCATTTTTATAACTTCGTTTGCTTGTAAGTTACCGATAATTCCCGGCAGAACTCCAAGCACGCCATTTTGCGAACAATCCGGTGCTTTTTCGGGTGCCGGCGGCTTGGGGAACAGGCAGCGATAAGTTGGCCATTTATTGCCTTGACCATCTGTAAAATTTAATACACTCACTTGTCCCTGAAAGCGGTCTACTGATCCTGAAACAAAAGGTTTGTCCAGATAAACACAAATATCATTAATTAAATAACGGGTTGGAAAGTTGTCTGTCGCATCAATAACGACATCATATTGGGAAACCAAATCGACGGCATTTTTCGAAGACAATCTTTGAGCATATGCCTTTAAAACAATATTAGGATTGAGATCTTTTAAACGATTTACCGCAGCTTCAGCTTTGAATTCTCCAACTTGTGAAAAGCCATACAATACCTGGCGATGCAAATTAGAAACCGCAACTTTATCGGGGTCCACAATACCAATCCTGCCGATACCAGCTCCGGACAGATACATTAAAATAGGGCAGCCCAATCCGCCTGCACCGATGACCAGCACGTTTGCTTTTTTTAAAGCCTGTTGTCCTGTTTTGCCAATTTTGGGTAAAATCAAATGGCGATGATAATACTGAATTTCCTCTTTATTTAGGTTCATGGCTGCCTTTAAAAAATCAGCCCCCAGCAAAGGGTGGCATAATTGCAACTATATCGTTATCAAAAAGACGGTGATTGTCTTCAACCATTTGCTGATTTACAGCCATTCTATAGGTATAGTCTATTAAGTCTGGATAATTTGTGATTAATTTTCTCTTTAAATCAGTCATATTATCCGTATCTTGAATCGTCAGCATGTTCTTCCCCACCACATCACTCAGAACACCAAAAAAAATTACATTAATTTGCATAGTTTTTCCTTACGTTTTAATGGAAACTATTTTTGTTTGTCTGTTTAAAAAAATTATAGCTATACTCTAATATCAATCCGGCTATCAACGCGATCGTCAGATTTCGTGTGGTAAAAGAAATGAAACCAACAGCAATCGCAACTGCCAACAGTAATAGTGTTCTCAAGTTATCAATAGAGCCAGACTATTCCAAAAGTCAAAATCTGTTTTTAAGTTTTTTCATCATCCACCTATCTGTGCCATTGAAAGATGTTTTTTTGAAAAATGAACTATTTGCTGTGTTCGCTGTTCCGATTCAAATCCGTCTTTTGCCCTTTTGGCCACGGCCTCTCCAATTGCCGTTTTTATTTCCTGATCACTTTTCCCTGAACGTAGCATGTCTTTTAAATTTATGGCGCCATGATCATAGAGACAGGTTTTGAATGTACCGTCGGGAGTGAGCCTTAAACGACTGCATGTTGAACAGAATGTTCTGGAATGGCCGGCGATGATGCCGACTTT
The window above is part of the Methylomonas sp. ZR1 genome. Proteins encoded here:
- the moaCB gene encoding bifunctional molybdenum cofactor biosynthesis protein MoaC/MoaB translates to MFNKMQKINNLRVKGYKMIDVSPKFNTLRYAKAEGILTANLETIKRVAEKTVPKGDVLQVARAAGITAAKNAASWIIFCHTLPLDWVDINFDIEKDTIKISAEVKAIWKTGVEMEAMAAVTGALLNVYDMLKPLDDNISFSCIRLVKKKGGKSSFKEYFAEPLKSAVLVISDSTYAGNREDTSGKIIKLFLEDKELSVPVYEIIPDDSDQISNRLRQLADENIDLIITTGGTGFGPKDITPEATANVIEKEAPGLVETIRRYGKERTPYAMLSRELAGIRGKTVIINLPGSSKGAQESMEALFPGLLHAFPMLWGGGHDEEKRWVKK
- a CDS encoding molybdenum cofactor biosynthesis protein MoaE, which codes for MKDKNYFVQGAIDPVFIGEQIATHNSNHGIGAHSIFLGQVRADEKVGKHVAGIEYSAYRDMANKVFAKIREEAFEKWPLNCVHIFHSTGLVKTGELSLFVFCSSGHRKESIKAMEQIVEDIKHKVPIWKKEIMEDESVRWVQD
- the moeB gene encoding molybdopterin-synthase adenylyltransferase MoeB, with translation MNLNKEEIQYYHRHLILPKIGKTGQQALKKANVLVIGAGGLGCPILMYLSGAGIGRIGIVDPDKVAVSNLHRQVLYGFSQVGEFKAEAAVNRLKDLNPNIVLKAYAQRLSSKNAVDLVSQYDVVIDATDNFPTRYLINDICVYLDKPFVSGSVDRFQGQVSVLNFTDGQGNKWPTYRCLFPKPPAPEKAPDCSQNGVLGVLPGIIGNLQANEVIKMICGVGEILSGKILIFDALNNQTMQFSIQRNEQAVQLALQNASDFGSFDYEYFCSSNQQKINEISAVDLYKKLQKKEKIQLVDTRSAREFQMELPNSVHISLNDLQANIDKISRNGNKVVFYCDHGISSAKAVRMLQNHHNLKNVFNLKGGLAAWLKKEKIEQ
- a CDS encoding MoaD/ThiS family protein — translated: MQINVIFFGVLSDVVGKNMLTIQDTDNMTDLKRKLITNYPDLIDYTYRMAVNQQMVEDNHRLFDNDIVAIMPPFAGG